In one Rhodothermus sp. genomic region, the following are encoded:
- a CDS encoding T9SS type A sorting domain-containing protein, which produces MKRLCYLLAAWLVTTASAQDLVVVATNPSHGSVGVDPATPVSITFNKAIVLDSLLIFPLDSTLQSQLGPETVQLSDDGQTITFIVTHNTDQDYTWIVHYVKAADGSRLAAPFTFFYTTAAEAGPHTISGQLVEAGAAKHLPPPPAFMHSRTHNTPLPSLIRPSEPSPLPYAFAEKRPSSLPTVQSGHLGGWYVALFATPNAEGDPLRLAVTDPAGNFSIDYVRPGLYFLWAFRFGTIDQMMGFGTLDANGDGESDSLQVAGDISGLVIPVVILAPTTAQPAAAAAQLAFSQVAADAQVVFLMGAPDSTGQSLFWYVVAYSSSQQTAYALNISGGMPIGAPQPLSRPEPFDQMAPIDLQNMKDSDFILNSFLTTFPSTGAPRYRQMMAGQLFPYVTYNNFIDPALYPLPPTEQLWFVQEVRPLPAPLIGTADYSGVYGLTTGNELLTTQPVTARAALGRAWSWATAGLAKRVQQADGIVEFSAADFNPYNGKASRWQVGLVAGGQPLLVVVEDTLITRVDTLTYVTWPNDPKLPYPDIFDSDQAADTMLAYNAASLLETQPGPFFSLLEGGLLASRYPLNVDLQTPLYGLTLQSLGSQAGKQAAPQIAQVTARYFTHMVTGEFVGSTVELPHTARARLQTVEDSARAYASNAELKRIWSHSVDPFGIASDWTYDYYAPADSAQLEVTATPVEVSVTRLQPPEIPLAAWPTLPEPFVDSDQAMSVAMANGGSQFMADHPEAMIFMEGRAMPDRYPHLEGRYIWEVRFQVPAGQGAPKAGLTTQQQDSLIVLIDMQTGEVLPVAVSNEPLPEIARLQLESIYPNPASRQVSVIVQVPKPERLRLSVYNLLGQEVARLLDGLVAAGTHHIRWIVADLPSGLYFLRLEGSQHIDTRSLVVAH; this is translated from the coding sequence ATGAAGCGGCTATGTTATCTGTTGGCAGCGTGGTTGGTTACCACTGCTTCTGCTCAGGATCTCGTCGTCGTGGCTACCAACCCCTCCCATGGGAGCGTCGGAGTCGATCCAGCAACTCCCGTATCCATTACATTTAACAAAGCGATTGTACTTGATAGCTTACTGATTTTTCCTCTGGACTCTACGTTGCAAAGTCAGTTAGGTCCCGAAACGGTTCAACTCAGTGACGATGGTCAGACAATTACGTTCATTGTAACGCACAATACAGACCAGGACTATACCTGGATTGTACACTACGTCAAAGCGGCCGATGGTAGCCGATTGGCAGCCCCGTTCACGTTCTTCTATACGACGGCCGCGGAAGCCGGTCCCCATACGATCAGTGGCCAGCTTGTTGAAGCCGGAGCTGCTAAACACCTCCCACCTCCTCCCGCCTTCATGCACTCTCGTACGCACAACACTCCACTGCCTTCTCTGATCCGTCCTTCTGAACCCTCGCCGCTTCCGTACGCTTTCGCCGAAAAGCGTCCGTCGTCTCTGCCTACCGTGCAATCCGGGCATCTGGGTGGATGGTATGTGGCCCTCTTTGCCACCCCGAATGCAGAAGGCGACCCGCTGCGGCTTGCTGTAACCGACCCGGCCGGTAACTTCTCGATCGACTATGTCCGGCCAGGTCTTTACTTCCTGTGGGCCTTTCGCTTTGGCACGATCGACCAGATGATGGGGTTCGGCACCCTTGATGCGAATGGGGACGGCGAATCGGACTCACTCCAGGTGGCGGGCGATATAAGCGGCCTCGTAATACCCGTCGTTATTCTCGCACCGACCACCGCCCAACCTGCTGCAGCCGCAGCCCAGCTGGCCTTTAGTCAGGTAGCGGCGGATGCGCAGGTTGTCTTTCTGATGGGCGCGCCCGACAGCACCGGGCAATCGCTCTTCTGGTATGTTGTCGCTTATTCCTCCTCCCAACAGACGGCCTATGCGCTTAATATCTCAGGTGGTATGCCTATCGGCGCCCCGCAACCCCTTTCCAGACCGGAGCCTTTCGACCAGATGGCTCCCATTGACTTGCAAAACATGAAAGATTCGGACTTCATCCTGAATAGTTTCCTTACCACTTTTCCCAGCACAGGTGCTCCCCGTTATCGCCAGATGATGGCAGGCCAGCTCTTCCCTTATGTAACCTATAACAATTTTATCGACCCGGCCCTCTATCCCTTGCCGCCTACCGAACAGCTCTGGTTCGTGCAGGAGGTGCGTCCTCTACCAGCACCACTGATTGGAACGGCCGACTACAGCGGCGTGTACGGGCTGACTACCGGCAATGAACTGTTGACCACGCAGCCTGTCACGGCGCGGGCAGCATTGGGTCGGGCCTGGTCCTGGGCTACTGCTGGGCTGGCCAAGCGTGTTCAGCAGGCCGACGGCATCGTCGAGTTTTCTGCGGCTGACTTTAATCCTTACAATGGTAAAGCCAGCCGTTGGCAAGTTGGGCTGGTCGCCGGAGGGCAACCGCTCTTGGTTGTGGTAGAAGACACCCTGATCACGCGGGTAGATACCCTTACGTATGTAACTTGGCCCAACGATCCAAAGCTGCCTTATCCCGACATCTTTGACTCTGATCAGGCCGCAGATACGATGCTGGCATACAACGCAGCATCGTTGCTGGAGACCCAACCAGGTCCCTTCTTCTCGCTGTTGGAAGGAGGCTTACTGGCCAGCCGTTATCCACTTAACGTGGATCTTCAGACGCCCCTGTATGGGCTGACGTTGCAAAGCCTCGGGTCACAGGCAGGCAAGCAGGCAGCCCCTCAGATCGCCCAGGTGACCGCCCGTTACTTTACCCACATGGTTACCGGGGAATTCGTCGGTAGCACAGTAGAACTGCCGCATACTGCACGGGCACGTTTACAGACCGTTGAAGATTCTGCTCGGGCCTACGCTTCAAATGCGGAACTGAAGCGCATCTGGAGTCACTCAGTAGATCCCTTTGGCATTGCGTCGGACTGGACCTACGACTACTATGCGCCAGCGGACAGTGCTCAGCTGGAGGTGACGGCCACGCCTGTTGAAGTCAGCGTGACACGCCTTCAACCCCCAGAGATTCCCTTAGCTGCATGGCCCACCCTGCCTGAACCCTTTGTCGACTCTGATCAGGCCATGAGCGTAGCCATGGCCAACGGCGGGAGTCAGTTCATGGCCGACCATCCGGAGGCGATGATTTTCATGGAAGGCCGGGCCATGCCAGACCGCTACCCACACTTAGAAGGTCGCTATATCTGGGAGGTACGCTTTCAGGTACCTGCGGGCCAGGGAGCACCCAAGGCCGGCTTGACCACCCAACAGCAGGATTCACTCATTGTCCTGATCGATATGCAGACCGGTGAGGTGCTGCCCGTAGCAGTCAGTAATGAGCCGCTTCCTGAAATTGCCCGGCTACAGCTGGAGAGCATCTATCCCAACCCAGCCTCCCGACAGGTTTCTGTGATCGTGCAGGTCCCCAAGCCTGAGCGTCTGCGTCTCAGCGTCTATAACCTGCTGGGCCAGGAAGTGGCCCGTCTGTTGGATGGGCTGGTTGCTGCTGGCACGCACCACATTCGCTGGATCGTAGCCGATCTTCCCTCAGGCCTGTACTTTCTGAGGTTAGAAGGCAGCCAGCACATTGATACCCGTTCGCTTGTTGTTGCCCATTAG
- the aat gene encoding leucyl/phenylalanyl-tRNA--protein transferase, translating into MFKQVKATWKTALEAYRQGYFPMAEPESGRIYWYAPDPRAILPLDRFHVPRNLARLVRRGVFEVTFDRAFAAVVAACANRPQTWISRELQAMYQGLYQQGYAHSVECWQDGQLVGGLFGVTIGGAFFGESMFHRVSEASKVALVHLVAHLRRQGFQLLDIQFLTPHFRQFGAEEIPRAVFERLLACAVALPVCWDPNVRNLLS; encoded by the coding sequence TTGTTTAAACAAGTAAAGGCTACCTGGAAAACAGCTTTAGAGGCGTATCGGCAGGGCTACTTCCCAATGGCCGAGCCGGAGAGCGGTCGCATTTACTGGTATGCGCCGGATCCGCGGGCGATTCTACCTCTGGATCGCTTTCATGTGCCGCGTAATCTGGCCCGTCTGGTGCGGCGTGGCGTTTTCGAGGTAACGTTTGATCGGGCCTTTGCGGCTGTGGTGGCGGCCTGTGCCAACCGTCCCCAGACGTGGATTTCTCGGGAACTACAAGCAATGTATCAAGGGCTGTACCAGCAGGGGTATGCGCACAGCGTCGAGTGCTGGCAGGATGGGCAGCTTGTGGGCGGACTCTTCGGGGTGACGATTGGCGGGGCTTTTTTTGGCGAGTCGATGTTCCACCGGGTGTCTGAGGCTTCCAAAGTGGCACTGGTGCACCTGGTAGCGCACCTGCGACGTCAGGGATTTCAGCTGCTGGATATCCAGTTTCTGACGCCGCACTTCCGTCAGTTTGGGGCCGAAGAGATACCGCGAGCAGTTTTCGAGCGGTTGCTGGCCTGCGCTGTCGCTTTACCGGTGTGTTGGGATCCAAATGTTCGTAATTTGTTGTCATGA
- a CDS encoding DUF1460 domain-containing protein: protein MSWMLLWIGMLLVAEPDSALQARFTKLMRYARQAQLATRSFGEIMQALGLQLRGAPYAAGLLDAEPVETLRTPLDRFDCVLFVESVLALAQGVVQGDTTLAGFRRRVEQLRYRNGRMRGYCSRLHYFTDWIDDNARRGLVREVTQVLGGRRMHRQIRFMTTHRSRYPRLAADSTWQCLRRVEEALSRRERFILLPSQIPRITEQLQPGDIVAFVARDPTLDVVHVGLVYVDAQGRRGLLHASPQGGVMVSPDLQTYVQNNPDQVGIVVARPVDPRR from the coding sequence ATGAGCTGGATGTTGCTGTGGATTGGAATGCTGCTGGTGGCCGAGCCGGACTCGGCTCTGCAGGCGCGTTTTACCAAGCTGATGCGCTATGCGCGCCAGGCGCAGTTAGCGACGCGTTCGTTCGGTGAGATTATGCAGGCGCTGGGGCTTCAGTTGCGAGGTGCACCGTACGCAGCCGGCTTGCTTGATGCTGAGCCGGTCGAGACGCTACGGACGCCGCTGGACCGGTTCGACTGTGTGCTGTTTGTGGAGAGCGTGCTGGCGCTGGCCCAGGGTGTGGTGCAGGGCGATACCACGCTGGCAGGATTCCGGCGACGGGTAGAGCAATTACGCTATCGGAACGGTAGGATGCGGGGATATTGCAGTCGGTTGCATTACTTCACGGACTGGATCGACGACAACGCGCGTCGAGGACTGGTGCGTGAGGTCACGCAGGTGTTGGGTGGACGCCGCATGCACCGTCAGATTCGCTTTATGACGACGCATCGAAGCCGCTATCCGCGTCTGGCGGCCGATAGCACCTGGCAATGCCTACGGCGTGTCGAAGAAGCGTTGAGCCGGCGGGAACGTTTCATTTTGCTCCCTTCTCAAATACCGCGTATTACTGAACAGTTACAGCCTGGCGATATCGTCGCGTTCGTCGCGCGTGATCCCACGCTGGATGTGGTTCATGTCGGGCTGGTCTATGTGGATGCGCAGGGTCGGCGAGGGCTGCTGCATGCTTCGCCACAGGGTGGAGTTATGGTTTCGCCGGATCTTCAAACATATGTCCAGAACAACCCTGACCAGGTGGGCATTGTCGTGGCGCGTCCCGTTGATCCGCGCCGGTAA
- the pfkA gene encoding 6-phosphofructokinase, translating into MEEIRRIGVFTSGGDAPGMNACIRAVVRTAIAHDLEVMGIRRGYAGMIEGDFVEMDGRSVSNILQLGGTILKSARSRQFMTPEGRARAAEQLRQAGIDALVAIGGDGTFRGAAVFYEEHRIPIVGCPGTIDNDLFGTDETIGFDTAMNTAIQNIDRIRDTADAHDRLFLVEVMGRDAGFIALNCGIGSGAEMVLIPETFTDIEEIKERILSLMSAQSRSSIVVVAEGDEHGGASQIAQDLRQDPAFARIDLRVCILGHTQRGGSPTARDRVLASRLGAAAVEALLQGHTNVMVGVVNGEIKLTPLKHVYSRKKTIDYELLKLTQLLG; encoded by the coding sequence ATGGAAGAAATTCGACGTATCGGGGTCTTCACCAGTGGTGGAGACGCTCCCGGCATGAATGCCTGTATCCGAGCTGTTGTACGTACGGCCATAGCCCATGATCTGGAGGTGATGGGGATTCGGCGTGGCTATGCCGGCATGATTGAGGGAGACTTCGTAGAGATGGATGGCCGTTCGGTGTCGAATATTCTGCAACTGGGCGGGACAATCCTCAAAAGTGCGCGTTCCCGGCAGTTTATGACGCCCGAGGGGCGGGCCCGGGCGGCTGAGCAGCTTCGCCAGGCCGGAATCGATGCGCTGGTAGCAATTGGTGGAGACGGGACGTTCCGGGGGGCGGCTGTCTTTTATGAGGAGCACCGTATTCCGATTGTGGGATGCCCGGGCACCATTGATAACGACCTGTTCGGCACCGACGAGACGATCGGGTTTGATACGGCCATGAACACGGCCATTCAGAACATTGATCGTATTCGCGATACGGCCGATGCACACGATCGGTTGTTTCTGGTTGAGGTGATGGGACGGGATGCCGGCTTTATCGCCCTGAACTGTGGGATTGGTAGTGGGGCGGAGATGGTGCTGATTCCAGAGACGTTTACTGATATTGAGGAGATCAAAGAGCGCATTCTCTCCCTGATGTCGGCCCAGTCCCGCTCGTCGATTGTGGTGGTGGCTGAGGGAGATGAACACGGAGGCGCCTCGCAGATTGCGCAAGATCTTCGGCAAGATCCAGCGTTTGCCCGGATTGATCTACGGGTGTGCATTCTGGGACATACGCAGCGGGGTGGATCGCCCACAGCCCGAGATCGCGTGTTGGCCAGTCGGCTGGGGGCTGCGGCCGTGGAAGCATTGCTACAGGGGCACACAAACGTGATGGTCGGGGTGGTCAACGGTGAGATTAAGCTGACCCCGCTCAAGCACGTCTATAGCCGCAAGAAGACCATCGACTATGAGCTGCTCAAACTGACCCAGTTGCTGGGCTGA
- the ubiE gene encoding bifunctional demethylmenaquinone methyltransferase/2-methoxy-6-polyprenyl-1,4-benzoquinol methylase UbiE — MPRRRKHYPPVGETKGKKQQVAAMFDAIAPRYDLLNRILSAGIDRRWRRQAVDLIALEEPRRVLDVATGTADLAIEVARRLPVERVVGVDIAESMLRIGQEKVARLGLNDRVVLRKGDAEKLPFSDAQFDAVLVAFGVRNFEDLDRGLQESYRVLKPGGVLVVLEFSHPRIPIIRTLYRWYAHHILPRIGAWLSRDEGAYRYLPKSVEAFPDGPDFLQRMARVGFRDLYWKPLTFGIASLYRGRR; from the coding sequence ATGCCACGACGTCGCAAGCACTATCCACCTGTTGGAGAGACTAAAGGCAAAAAGCAGCAGGTGGCGGCCATGTTCGACGCCATCGCGCCGCGTTACGATCTACTGAATCGTATTCTAAGCGCTGGAATTGATCGGCGCTGGCGTCGGCAGGCGGTCGACCTGATTGCGCTGGAGGAGCCGCGGCGGGTGTTGGACGTGGCGACTGGCACGGCTGATCTGGCTATTGAAGTGGCCCGTCGTCTGCCCGTCGAGCGGGTGGTGGGTGTGGATATTGCCGAATCGATGTTGCGGATTGGACAGGAAAAGGTGGCGCGCCTTGGCCTGAACGATCGTGTGGTGTTGCGCAAAGGTGATGCCGAAAAGCTGCCGTTCTCCGATGCGCAGTTTGATGCCGTGCTGGTCGCTTTTGGCGTGCGCAACTTTGAAGATCTGGACCGGGGGCTGCAGGAAAGCTATCGGGTGCTCAAGCCCGGTGGGGTGCTCGTGGTGCTGGAGTTCAGTCATCCCCGCATCCCGATCATTCGTACTCTTTACCGGTGGTATGCGCACCACATACTGCCGCGTATCGGAGCCTGGTTGTCCCGGGACGAAGGCGCTTATCGCTACCTGCCGAAATCGGTAGAGGCATTTCCAGATGGGCCCGATTTTTTACAACGCATGGCCCGAGTAGGCTTTCGCGATTTGTACTGGAAGCCGCTGACCTTTGGCATTGCTTCGCTTTATCGGGGCAGGCGGTAG
- a CDS encoding ATP-binding protein, which yields MGHALYTLRIPSTTRHLKTVRRFVERHARAAGLSSEVIEQLKLAVDEACTNVIKHAYKGRPDQPIDIAVLVEPDRFIVRIRDQGEAFDPVHYRAPDLPALIRRRQGGGLGVRLIRQLMDEVTYQSRDQYNEVQLIKYLPRSDTALPPSASA from the coding sequence GTGGGCCACGCGCTTTACACCCTGCGTATTCCCAGCACAACGCGCCACCTGAAGACGGTCCGGCGCTTTGTGGAACGGCACGCGCGCGCAGCCGGTCTTTCCAGCGAAGTGATTGAGCAGCTCAAACTGGCCGTAGATGAAGCCTGTACCAATGTGATCAAGCATGCCTATAAAGGACGTCCCGATCAGCCTATCGACATCGCCGTGCTCGTTGAGCCAGATCGATTCATTGTGCGCATTCGGGATCAGGGCGAAGCATTCGATCCCGTCCATTATCGCGCACCTGACCTGCCTGCCCTCATTCGCCGACGGCAGGGCGGCGGCCTGGGCGTACGCCTGATCCGCCAGCTTATGGACGAAGTAACCTACCAGAGTCGGGACCAGTACAATGAAGTGCAGCTGATCAAATACCTGCCCCGTTCGGATACAGCACTGCCCCCTTCGGCCAGCGCTTGA